A region from the Lysobacter sp. BMK333-48F3 genome encodes:
- a CDS encoding VOC family protein — protein MSEQEPTARKPRVHGLGGVFFKARDPAALADWYRRHLDLDVQPWGGALFRWQRAGSGQDACTVWAPFGEDSAYFQPSDKPYMLNLRVDDLTGTLQALREEGCTVLERYEESEQGKFGYALDPEGGLLELWQPAPGY, from the coding sequence ATGAGCGAACAGGAACCGACGGCGCGCAAGCCGCGCGTGCACGGATTGGGCGGGGTGTTCTTCAAGGCGCGCGATCCGGCCGCGCTGGCGGACTGGTACCGGCGCCACCTGGACCTGGACGTGCAGCCCTGGGGCGGCGCCCTGTTCCGCTGGCAGCGCGCCGGCAGCGGCCAGGACGCCTGCACGGTGTGGGCGCCGTTCGGCGAGGACAGCGCGTATTTCCAGCCCAGCGACAAGCCCTACATGCTCAATCTGCGGGTCGACGACCTGACGGGCACCCTGCAGGCGCTGCGCGAGGAAGGCTGCACGGTGCTGGAGCGCTACGAGGAATCCGAGCAGGGCAAGTTCGGCTATGCGCTGGATCCGGAAGGCGGGCTGCTGGAGCTGTGGCAGCCGGCGCCGGGGTATTGA